The stretch of DNA CCTGGGAGCGGAAATTTTCTTCTTTCACAATTTTAAATTCCAATCAATGGCGATGCTGCTGGAGAAGTGCCGCACAAATCATTTGCCAAAAATCAGCGCTGTAACGGCGCTTGAATATTGGAATCAATTTTTTCAGGGAGACTTGCGCGTCCTCGCGCGAATCCAGGGGCAATATTGGGGAGAAAGGACGAGTGAAGTTTTTCACCCGTACCAGGCGATCAAATTATCAAAAAAACTTGATCCGGCGCTGGTGCTGAATTTTTTTGCTAATTTGAAATTTGGCAAATTGCAGTTCTATTTTTTGCTGGAAAATATTCTGGATGAAAAATACGAAATCATCTACGGCTATCCCATGAATCCGCGATCTTTCCACTATGGCATTCGCTGGGAATTCTGGAATTGACAGCGCATTTTTTTTGGCGAAAAATATTTTCTTCGTTTTCAAAGATCAAAAAAAACAATTTCTACCGTAGAAGACACCGAGGGTGTTCAATATTTGCAGAAAAAAATGCACAAAAGAATCAACAATCCCAGTAGGAATGAAACCATTTTCAAATTGCAGCGTCAATTTATATTGAACTAACAACCAGAGAGGATTTGAAAATGCAAATAAAACAACCCTTTCGCGCTTATCTGGCGACAAAAGACGACTCCGGCGACACGCACGCTGAAATTGTTCCGCGAAATTTATCCGATTTGCCGCAAGGAGACGTGACCATTCAGGTCGCCTATTCTTCGTTGAATTACAAAGATGCGCTTTCCGCGACCGGTGTTTACGGCGTGACGCGGAATTATCCGCACGTCCCCGGAATTGACGCCGCAGGGATTGTCGCCCGCAGTGAAAATTCCGATTTCCAGCCCGGCGACCGTGTGCTCGTGACCGGCTATGATCTGGGAGCAGACACCGACGGCGGCTACGAAGAATACATTCGCGTTCCCGCGGACTGGGTTGTGCCGCTGCCTTTGGATTTGTCGCTGAAACAGGGTATGATTCTGGGCACAGCCGGCTTTACCGCGGCAATTGGCATTAACGCCGCGCTGGAAAATAATCTGAAACCGTCGGCCGGCGAAGTTGTCGTCACCGGCGCGACCGGCGGCGTGGGTTCCATTGCGGTCGCACTGCTGGCAAAGGAAAAATTCCAGGTGGTGGCGGTCACCGGGAAAGCCGACGCCGTCGATTTTTTGAAATTTCTCGGAGCGAGCCGGGTAATTGGCAGAGAAGAACTGAACGACCAAAGCAACAAGCCTCTGCTGAAAATGGTCTGGGCCGGCGGCATGGACACGGTCGGCGGAAACACGCTGTCAACGCTGGTCAGATCGACCAGAAATCACGGCGTCATTTCCGCGTGCGGCGTTGTCGCTGGCGCAGAGTTGAACCTGACTGTTTATCCTTTCATTTTACGCGGCGTGCGGTTGATCGGCGTTGATTCCGCGCAATGGCCCAAAGAGCCGCGCTGGAAAATCTGGCGCAGATTAGCTCATGAGTGGAAAATTGAGCAGTTAGAAGACATTGCAACGACCATTCAGTTGGAGCAGCTTCCTGAATACATCGAGAAAATTCTCCAGGGAAAAATTCGCGGTAGAGTGGTTGTGGAAATTAATGGGGAACTGGAATAGGGTTTCGGTTTGTAGTTTCGAGTTCAGCAAAACACAGAGCCGGATGCTAACACAGCGTCTCGCCTATTTCCGAGGCGCTGTTCCGTTCTTGCCGAATAAAAGTACTTTATCCGTGCAAATCCGCGTTCCATGTTTTTAATGATTTCCAACTAATCGAATCTCAATTGCCGCGCTTGATTCGTTCTCAGCTTGTCATTTTGCTTCTCCCAATATCGAATCCATTGATCCAAAATGTGGTTCTTCATGTAAATTTCATTGCCTGTTCCGATTTTCAACTCATCAAATTCACCGATGATTTCAAAAGTTTTTCTCCACTTTTTTTCGCGCCACAATTGTTCCAACGATCGAGCAAATACGGTGCGACAGTTTTTCACAAAATTTTCGTTATCAGGATAGCGGTACGCGGCGTCTGCCATCACCTCGAATGCCTGGGCATAGTCCCTTTTCTCGAAAAGTTTCCTGCCCCAGCGATAGTAGAGATTGATTTCAAATTTCTCGTTGGAGCGGGAATCGCTGTTGAATAACTGCGCTAATTGCACAAACTGATACGCCCGATCAAACTGCTGCCGCTCCGCGTGCATCACTGCTTCGTTGTAGCAGATGAGACCCAATAATTCAATATTCGAAATTTCTCGCCCGCGGGAATTTTCGTAGAAATAGAGCCGATCCAGTCCAATTTTCAATGCTTCATTTTTGGGATAAAAACGCGCCAAATAGCGGGAATATTGCTGCAAATTTTTCATGATGTTGAAGCCCATGGACGAGGTATTTTCCACCATCAGCCGCTCCGTGACATTGGTGAAAATCGTGTAAACGTGCGTCGGCGTCTCGAAAGCGCTGGTCGAAAGCCCCAATTCGTCGCACGTCAAATTGAACAACACCGTGGCGCTGACGCAATTGTAATCGCCTTTTTCTTTAATATCGAACAACGTAGTTGCTCGCTCGCGATATTTTTTCAGCACCAGCGAATGAAAATACATGAACAGCCGTTCCGCCGAAGCGCGGCGGTCAAATTGAATCAAATTTTTTTCGCGAATATCGACAAGCAAACTGTCGTACCAGCGAATGCCATCATTCATTTTTTCGCGCGTGTCTGCCCCGGAAAGAATGAACGCCGCTTCAATGGGAGAAAATTTACGCAGTTCGCCATTCCGGATGTCCTTTTTTAATTTTTGTAGCAAATCAGACTTTGCCGGAAGTATTGCCGGAGCTGCCAACAAAAGTGCTACTACGAATAGTCGCGTTATTTTTTTTCTCATAAAAACCCGTTTCCCCAATGTTTTCACTGACGAAAATGCCATCTATCAATTTACACCCTTCAGGGCAAAGATTCAAGCATTTTTTAAAATTTGCCGCCAATTTGTTCGATTGTTAATTTTTTGCAACGAAGATGAATTGAATTGATTTTTTCGGTGAGAAGTTTTATATTAAAAATCATCAAGCTACCAAGACTCCAAAACACAAAAATTTATATTCTATTAGAACAAAAACGCACCATGACTTGTTCAATTTTTAATGAATTATTCTTTTTGAAAAATAAATATTTTGAATGATCAAGCTCATTTCCCATCGCGGCAAAAAAACAATCACAAAATAAAATGGACAATTGCATGGAGCATTTTCGCCGGTTGAGTACAAAAAAATCTGTTTTTCAAAAATATTTAATTTTTCCGCTATTCATTTTTCTTGTCTTTCCAAATTTTTTGATTGCACAACAGCCAATCAAATTTTCTTTGCGCGCGCCAGAAAGCACTAAATCAATCTCGGTGGTCGGAGATTTCAATAATTGGGATAAAAATGCCAATCCGCTGCACGACAAAAATGGAGACGGAATCTGGAAAACGGAAATTTCTCTGAAGCCCGGCATTTATCAATACCGATTTTTGCTCGACGGCGTTCGCTGGATTAAAGACCCGGCAAATCCGCGCTGGAGCGGACCTTACAGCAATTCCACATTATTCGTCACGAAAAAAGGTGCGCCACAATTAACCAATTTGAAACCGGAGACCGGAAGTGTCCTGCGCCGCGCCGACATCACCATTCGCGCTGATTACCGCTCGGACTGGCGAAAAATTCCGCCGGATTTACAAAAATCGGAAATTTTGCTCAACGGCAGAAAATTAAATTTCATCTTCAACGAAAAAGAAAGCCGCCTCGAAATTCTTCCTGGCAAATTGAAAGACGGCGAGTACGATTTGCAAATACGCATTCGCGACAAAGAAGGAAATTCTGCACCGCCCTTACAATCGTATTTTATCGTCAACGCCGTAAATTCGCCGCCGGTGGCAGACGCCGGATTCACGACCATCGCCGCTGCCAATTCGAAAGTCACGCTCAATTCCGGCGTGTGCTACGATCCGGATCGCGAGCCGATTGAAAATTATCGCTGGAAAATGATCAGCAAACCGGCACACAGCAAAACCAAATTGAAAAATTCGCATGCGCCATTTCCCTCTTTTGTCCCGGACAAAGTTGGCAGATACGTTTTCACGGTGCAAATCAGCGACGGCAGAGCGCAAAGCAAAATTGACACCGTCGATGTGTACAGTTTTGTGCGGCACGAATATCCGGTAAAATTCGAGCTTGCCGACTCAGTTTTCTTCCGTCAGTTTGAGAAATCCATCGATTCCGTGAGCGTCGCCGGAGAGTTCAATAACTGGTCTGCCAACGCCACTCCGCTGCACGACTACAATCACGACGGCGTCTGGACCGCGTGGGTGAATTTGGATCCCGGTGAGTACGAGTACAAATTTGTCGTCAACGGCAAGCATTGGATTCCCGATCCGACAAATGACCGAAAAGTCCCCGACGGCTGGAACGGGTACAACTCTGTGATTGCTTCCACGAAAAATTTGGCGCCGGTCATTGCCGTGCAGCAGAAATTTGCGCCGGGGAAAATTATTCTGGATGCGTCCAAAAGCCAACCACAGATGGGCGAATCGCTGGAATTTCTCTGGTTTCAGGACATCAATAATCCGCAGCGGTTCAAACTGCCACATTCGCCCAATCTGCAAATTCCTCAACCGAAACAAAATGGCACTTACTATTTTTACCTCGTCACTCGAGACAAGTACGGCAACACTTCGCAGGAAATCATCGCCTTGTTTGTCGAAAGAGGAATGGCGAAAATCGCCAATTTCAGCCAGACGCCCGACTGGGCACGAGACGCGATTGTTTACGAAATTTTTCCCAGAAAATTTCATCCCAGCGGCAACTTGCGCGGCATCATCGAAAAACTGCCGTATTTGAAATCGCTGGGCATCAACTGCATCTGGCTCATGCCCGTCTGGGAAGGTCCCACGGAGCACGGTTACGGTCCCACAAATTTTTTTGCCATTGAATCGGATTACGGAACCATAGCAGACTTTCGGGATTTGCTGCAAAAAGCACACGCCGCCGGCATCCGCCTGATTCTCGATTTTGTCGCCAATCACACGTCGGATCAGCACCCCTATTTTTTGTCGGCGTATCAGAATCGATTTTCTGCCTTTCGCGACTGGTATCGCTGGAAAAGCACCCCGGCACAAGACTCGTTTTATTCCTACGAATTTCACAACGACTGGGACACTTTGCCCAATTTAAATTACGAGAATCCCAACGTTAGGCGCTATGTATTAGATGCAGCAAAGTTCTGGGCAAATTTAGGCGTTGACGGTTTTCGCTGCGATGTTGCCTGGGGCGTACCGCACGATTTCTGGAAAAGATTTCGCCGTGAACTCAAGCAAATCAACCCGGACATTTTGCTCATCGACGAAGTGTTGCCCCGCTCGCCGGCGTATCACAAAGACGAATTTGACATGTCCTACGATACTGATTTTTACGGAAATGTGCTCGATGTCTTGAATGGCAAAAAACCGCTCACAGCGATCCACTACGGCTTGGAGAAAACAAAAAAGAATTACCCGCGCCAGACACTCGATTTTCGCTATTTGGAAAATCACGATTTGGAGCGATTCGTCAAAACTTTTGGCTTGGAAAAAACAAAATTAGCGGCAACGCTGCTGCTGACTGTTCCGGGCACGCCACTGATTTATTACGGTCAGGAAATCGGGCTCACGGGAAAAACGCCGACGATGGCGTGGGACAAAGTCGGCAATGATTTGTACAAATTTTACCAAAAACTTATTCTGCTACGCCGTGAGCACCGTTGTTTCCGGCGCGGTGAAATGGTGAAAATTCCCACGGATCACGAGCAAGAAGTTTACGCCTATTTGCGTTTCAATAAAAATGAAAAATTTCTGGTCGTGCTGAATTTCGGCGATCAGCCTGATCAGTGCCGGTTCGTTGTCCCTGAGAAAATTTCCTTTTTCAAATCTGGTAAAAAATTCATTTTACAGGACATTCTTGGCAACGAGATCCCGCCGGTAAAATTCATCGATAGCAATCATTTTCAAATGGAATTGCAGCCGGGAACCGGAAAAATTTTTCGTTTGTATAATAATTTTAAAAAATAAGACGATTGACGATGCGGGGATTTTAGAGGAGAAGCACCAATGACAATCAGACGCGCGCTGATTTCATTCATGTTGACAATTTTCGGATTGGTTTCAACGAGTATCGCTCAACAACGGGAATCGAAACCTGTCATTGAAGTTCCAGTGGGCGAAAGCCGGACCTTCATGCTGTCCAACGACATCGGGCTTTACTTTTGCGGAGAAACCAATCAGCACAACACCGCCCGCTATCACGGGCTGAGTTTTTTAACTGAAGAATTTCTGGAAGATTTGCTTTTGGAAATAGGCGGCAAGCCGCTGGACAGAGGACAGGCGAAAACGACTTTGTATCCCGACAGCTTGAAACGTTTCTATTCGCAACTACAATTAACAGAAACCATAACTTTGCCCGATTCCATTCCTGCTCTCATCATGCGGTTGGAATCTCCGAAAAGGTACTTGTTGAAGATTGTTCCCGTTGTGTCCGGCTCCAGAAGGCTCCGCGATTTCAACATTAGTTGGGACACAAATGAAAAAATACTATTCGTCAGCCGCCGGAACCAATTTGTCCAAAATCCTCAAAATCACAAAGTTTCTTTGATGGGAATTTTCTCTTACCCCCTGTCTGATTTCTTTGATGGCGAATTTGGCAATTTTACAAGTCTGAATTTGCACCAAAAATTCAATAGTGTGGTCGCCGGCGAACTCAACACCATGCTCGACCGCAAGGCGCTGGTGTTAGTCATTTTAGGCGACACGAAAAAGGAAATCACTACGCTGCGCAATAAAATTCTCAACAAGTGGCACATCGAATTTGAAGCACCGAAAACACAAATTGAGGGGATCAGAAAAATTTAAAAATATCTCTCGTGATCGCGGCTTCAATCGTGAAAAAAATCAAAAACTTCTCAACGCAAAAGACCCGGGGCAACCGGGTTTTTTGCAAATATTCACGGGAAAATCCGGATCACTCTTTAAAGGCATTGCTCACGATTTTTGTCAGTGATGAATAATGAAGCAAAAGCTGAAGTTTTGAGCGCAAATATTGAGGATAATCAAAAGTTTTCATGACCATCAAATAACTTTCGATTAGCGGTCGAATATCGGATAATTTCCTCGGCATGAGTTCCAGATTAACGAAACCGTCAAAATTTTGCTGTTTGACTTTTTCTAAAATTTCAGCGACGGGCAACTGTCCGCCCAGACCGAAAGGCAGGTGTGCGTCCACATTGTTTTTGCAATCAGAAAGATGCAAACAAAAAATATCGCCGTCCATTTGACTCAAAAATTCGACCGGATCATTACCGGAAAGAAGATAATGCGGCGCGTCGAAACATTTTCCGACAAGCTTGTCACCGAGGACAGATTGAGCCTGGCGATAAAATTTTTCAAATTGCTCTGGACTCATGAATTGCGTGTTTTCTATTACTAAGGGGACCTGCAACTGATTTAAATTCGATAACAGATATTCGACTTGTTCCGTTGTCGGCTGAGAGCCATGCTCCTTTTCAGGCGGGTGCGAAAGACAATATTGAATGTGCAGATCGCGATAATTTTCATTAATCAGGGCGATTAGATTTTGAATATGATCATGTTTATCACGGTGAGAAAAATCATATCCAAAGTCGTGCAAATTGGGCAAATGGAATCCTGTTTCAATGCCGGAAACTGCTTTTTTGACATTGTCCAAATCGTCAAAAACGGACTCCGTTAATTCCACGAATTTGACGCCGAATTTCGAGATAATTGTCAACAACTGCGAAGGGGACAATCCCTTGAAGTTATCAATGGTAATGCCAACTTTAGCTCTTTTTTTCAATGGTATTCCCTTAATCTTCTGTTCTCGCATAAAAACCAGGTTCAGCGATATTCTATGAAAATTTCGTTAATGATTTTAATCCGTTCCACGCGATAAGTTCCCGAAACAATTTTCAAATATTATTGTAA from Calditrichota bacterium encodes:
- a CDS encoding YhdH/YhfP family quinone oxidoreductase — its product is MQIKQPFRAYLATKDDSGDTHAEIVPRNLSDLPQGDVTIQVAYSSLNYKDALSATGVYGVTRNYPHVPGIDAAGIVARSENSDFQPGDRVLVTGYDLGADTDGGYEEYIRVPADWVVPLPLDLSLKQGMILGTAGFTAAIGINAALENNLKPSAGEVVVTGATGGVGSIAVALLAKEKFQVVAVTGKADAVDFLKFLGASRVIGREELNDQSNKPLLKMVWAGGMDTVGGNTLSTLVRSTRNHGVISACGVVAGAELNLTVYPFILRGVRLIGVDSAQWPKEPRWKIWRRLAHEWKIEQLEDIATTIQLEQLPEYIEKILQGKIRGRVVVEINGELE
- a CDS encoding sugar phosphate isomerase/epimerase; translation: MKKRAKVGITIDNFKGLSPSQLLTIISKFGVKFVELTESVFDDLDNVKKAVSGIETGFHLPNLHDFGYDFSHRDKHDHIQNLIALINENYRDLHIQYCLSHPPEKEHGSQPTTEQVEYLLSNLNQLQVPLVIENTQFMSPEQFEKFYRQAQSVLGDKLVGKCFDAPHYLLSGNDPVEFLSQMDGDIFCLHLSDCKNNVDAHLPFGLGGQLPVAEILEKVKQQNFDGFVNLELMPRKLSDIRPLIESYLMVMKTFDYPQYLRSKLQLLLHYSSLTKIVSNAFKE